In one window of Pseudochaenichthys georgianus chromosome 5, fPseGeo1.2, whole genome shotgun sequence DNA:
- the vamp3 gene encoding vesicle-associated membrane protein 3: MSAAGPDGAGAAPGNRRLQQTQAQVDEVVDIMRVNVDKVLERDQKLSELDDRADALQAGASQFETSAAKLKRKYWWKNCKMWAILIAVIVIIIIIIIIWNYS; encoded by the exons AT GTCAGCAGCCGGTCCGGATGGTGCTGGCGCCGCGCCAGGCAACAGGCGCCTACAGCAGACCCAGGCCCAGGTGGACGAG gtggtgGATATTATGCGTGTCAATGTGGACAAAGTGTTGGAGCGGGACCAGAAGCTGTCTGAACTGGACGACAGAGCCGACGCCCTGCAGGCCGGAGCCTCCCAGTTTGAAACCAGTGCTGCCAAGCTGAAGAGGAAGTACTGGTGGAAGAACTGCAAG ATGTGGGCCATCCTGATAGCTGTCATAgtgatcatcatcatcatcattatta TTTGGAATTACTCCTAA